In a genomic window of Streptomyces sp. BHT-5-2:
- a CDS encoding nuclear transport factor 2 family protein: MTPEEIVDGQLAAYNARDLDAFLGYYVEDVPVHAFPSGEVLADRSGPAFRERYRALFDASPDLHAELVSRVTHGRIVIDQERVSGFQGDEVRPAVALYEVGETHIERVWFAV, from the coding sequence ATGACGCCCGAAGAGATCGTCGACGGCCAGCTCGCCGCCTACAACGCCCGCGACCTCGACGCCTTCCTCGGCTACTACGTCGAGGACGTCCCGGTCCACGCCTTCCCCTCCGGCGAGGTGCTCGCCGACCGCTCGGGCCCGGCCTTCCGCGAGCGCTACCGCGCCCTCTTCGACGCCAGTCCCGACCTGCACGCCGAACTCGTCTCCCGGGTGACCCACGGCCGCATCGTCATCGACCAGGAGCGGGTCTCCGGCTTCCAGGGCGACGAGGTCCGCCCCGCCGTCGCCCTCTACGAGGTCGGCGAGACCCACATCGAACGCGTCTGGTTCGCCGTCTGA